One genomic region from Desulfotomaculum sp. encodes:
- a CDS encoding beta-ketoacyl-ACP reductase gives MAVKDRVSLVTEAGSGIGEAVAKSLAQNGAKVVVSDVNKEKVDKVVKEIQNDGGQAIGITADVSKKDQVQEMFKKIIESFGRIDILVNCADMVKNSNIIELIEEDWDKVIDFNLKGTFLCCQAASKHMKEQKYGRIINVSSREMLGWPEETSYSASKGGIVSLSRSLALELGKDGIRVNCVAAGLIKTPYFDGLPKEQQESLIKAQPMGIIGKPEDVAFAVLYFADDEAGYITGQTLYACGGRSVLSSLSC, from the coding sequence ATGGCAGTGAAAGATAGAGTTTCATTAGTTACTGAAGCAGGATCTGGAATTGGTGAAGCAGTTGCAAAAAGCCTGGCTCAAAATGGAGCTAAGGTGGTTGTAAGTGATGTTAATAAAGAGAAAGTAGATAAGGTGGTAAAAGAAATTCAAAATGATGGCGGCCAAGCAATTGGTATAACCGCAGATGTATCAAAAAAAGATCAAGTGCAGGAAATGTTTAAAAAGATAATCGAAAGTTTTGGACGTATAGATATTTTAGTAAACTGCGCCGATATGGTTAAAAATAGCAATATTATAGAACTGATAGAGGAAGACTGGGATAAAGTCATAGATTTTAATTTAAAAGGAACATTTCTTTGTTGCCAGGCAGCATCAAAACATATGAAGGAACAGAAGTATGGTCGGATAATCAATGTTTCGTCACGTGAAATGCTGGGATGGCCCGAAGAGACAAGTTACTCTGCTTCTAAAGGCGGCATAGTTAGCTTGTCTCGTTCATTAGCTTTGGAACTGGGAAAGGATGGAATCAGGGTAAATTGTGTAGCGGCTGGTTTAATTAAAACACCATATTTTGATGGATTGCCTAAAGAACAACAAGAGAGTTTGATCAAAGCGCAACCGATGGGTATAATTGGTAAGCCAGAAGATGTCGCATTTGCTGTATTATATTTTGCTGATGACGAAGCAGGTTATATAACAGGGCAGACCCTGTACGCTTGCGGCGGCAGGAGCGTTTTAAGTTCATTATCATGTTAA
- a CDS encoding beta-ketoacyl-ACP reductase gives MNIKGRVALITGSGSGIGKGTAKAMAERGAKVVINDVVQDRIDEVVGEINVAGGEAMGIKSDITNKAEVENMFKKIVDSYGRIDILVNNAGIARDKGLLKLTEEDWDVVLDVNLKAVFLCTQQAVTYMREQNYGRIINIASRAWLGWPTQANYAASKGGMVSFTRTLALELAKRGITVNCIPPGLINTPLWMSVPEKIRENLLKIQPTGTIGDVYDIARTVIFFASDEASYITGQVLYVCGGKSIYAAI, from the coding sequence ATGAATATAAAAGGTAGAGTGGCTTTGATTACCGGTTCGGGAAGCGGGATCGGTAAGGGTACTGCGAAAGCAATGGCCGAACGAGGCGCAAAGGTAGTTATAAATGATGTTGTTCAAGATAGAATAGACGAGGTGGTTGGAGAAATAAATGTTGCTGGCGGAGAAGCTATGGGGATTAAATCAGATATAACAAACAAAGCAGAAGTAGAGAATATGTTCAAAAAAATAGTAGATTCTTATGGAAGGATAGATATTCTTGTTAATAATGCTGGTATAGCCAGGGATAAAGGACTTCTGAAGTTAACAGAAGAAGATTGGGATGTAGTTCTAGATGTTAATTTAAAGGCAGTGTTTCTCTGTACGCAACAAGCGGTAACGTATATGAGAGAGCAAAATTATGGCCGGATAATTAATATTGCATCGCGCGCCTGGCTGGGGTGGCCTACGCAGGCAAATTATGCAGCTTCTAAGGGTGGGATGGTTAGTTTCACCCGCACCCTGGCATTGGAACTTGCGAAACGTGGAATTACAGTTAACTGTATACCGCCGGGTCTGATTAATACTCCGCTATGGATGTCTGTGCCTGAGAAAATTCGAGAGAACCTTTTGAAAATACAGCCTACTGGAACGATTGGTGATGTGTATGATATTGCCAGAACGGTAATCTTCTTCGCAAGTGATGAAGCGTCGTATATTACGGGGCAGGTCCTTTACGTTTGCGGAGGGAAAAGCATTTATGCAGCTATATAG
- a CDS encoding acyl-CoA hydratase translates to MSSLSDIRVLDFGSEMGSYAGKLYADLGADVIHIESPEGDPLRYSGPFYKDKQGRENSLKFLYHNTSKRGIVLDITKQEGKEVFLKLIKTADILIESFSPGYLDELGLSYAYLRRENPRLVHAAITPFGQEGPYCLWKASDLTIMALGGFLYIAGEDDEKPAWAYGEQAYMAGSMYGAVGTIIALYEAERTGEGQFVDVSMQACAATGLENALQYWDLEKTIRRSSSTTEAGYGVYPCKDGYIYIVQMGDNVYLWEPLPKWLREEGVKGSEIISQKEWESTRFRREAESKRVFREIFESFTMKHDKKFLFEEGQRRGVPLAPIFDSKDVYEDPHLNYRQFFKTLFHEVLGGEVCYPGEPYLMEKIPWQIKPAPAFGQYTREILEEIGYSKEQIETLNERGVIYV, encoded by the coding sequence ATGAGTTCATTATCAGATATCAGGGTGCTCGATTTTGGAAGTGAAATGGGTAGTTATGCAGGAAAATTATATGCTGATCTAGGAGCGGATGTTATCCATATTGAGTCCCCGGAAGGAGATCCACTCCGGTATAGCGGGCCATTTTATAAAGATAAACAGGGGAGGGAAAACAGTTTAAAGTTTCTTTACCATAATACCAGTAAGAGGGGAATAGTCCTGGATATAACAAAGCAAGAGGGGAAGGAAGTATTTTTAAAGCTAATAAAGACAGCAGATATTCTAATTGAAAGCTTCTCTCCCGGATATTTGGATGAATTGGGATTATCATACGCTTACTTGAGAAGGGAAAACCCCAGACTGGTTCATGCCGCGATAACTCCCTTTGGGCAGGAAGGACCTTATTGCCTATGGAAGGCTTCTGATCTGACAATAATGGCCCTGGGCGGGTTTTTATACATAGCGGGTGAAGATGATGAAAAACCTGCGTGGGCGTATGGTGAACAGGCTTACATGGCAGGTTCGATGTATGGAGCGGTGGGAACCATAATCGCTTTATACGAAGCTGAACGAACCGGAGAAGGACAATTCGTAGACGTTTCTATGCAGGCATGCGCGGCTACAGGATTGGAGAACGCTCTGCAATACTGGGATCTGGAAAAGACGATTCGCAGAAGCTCTTCTACAACGGAAGCAGGGTATGGTGTTTACCCCTGTAAAGATGGTTATATTTATATAGTTCAGATGGGAGACAATGTGTACTTATGGGAGCCTCTTCCTAAATGGCTAAGAGAGGAAGGAGTTAAGGGCTCAGAAATAATAAGCCAAAAAGAATGGGAATCAACGAGGTTTAGACGAGAAGCGGAGTCGAAGCGAGTATTCAGGGAAATTTTTGAGTCTTTTACTATGAAACATGATAAAAAGTTCTTGTTTGAGGAAGGCCAACGAAGGGGCGTTCCCTTAGCTCCTATATTTGATTCTAAAGATGTATATGAAGATCCTCATTTGAACTACCGGCAGTTTTTTAAGACATTATTTCATGAAGTATTGGGGGGAGAGGTTTGTTATCCCGGAGAGCCTTACCTCATGGAAAAAATCCCCTGGCAGATAAAACCGGCGCCGGCATTCGGACAGTATACCAGGGAGATACTGGAAGAAATAGGATATTCAAAAGAACAGATAGAAACCCTGAATGAAAGGGGGGTAATATATGTTTAA
- a CDS encoding succinyl-CoA--benzylsuccinate CoA-transferase — MFKHALTGIRVTDFSWVGAGPLTTRFLAECGAEVIKIETHKRPEILRVAPPFKDKEKGIERSGYFSSRNPNKKSLSVNMNHSRAREVVVPLIEKSDIVINSFSAGQMEKWGLGYEDLKKVKPDIIYVDMPPWGNVGPYIKYKAFGALINSVTGFNYLSGNTDGFPIGTGTNYTDHIPVPTHLAFAIVAALRHRRKTGEGQYIEIPQMQAGIAVTSAVAIMDYAANGRIQSRMGCRHPCFAPHGVYKVKGDRKWIAIAVFNNQEWVSLKECMGNPRWAEDQKFATDEGRLANRDELDAQLEKWSSEQDGEELMFDLQKMGVRSGLVYNAKEVIIDIQLQSRGFFVYLDHPEVGITLYTGSPIRMSKTPPGIRKHAPLLGQNTFEVLENILQLDEAAVTELQNEGVLE; from the coding sequence ATGTTTAAGCATGCCCTGACAGGAATTAGGGTGACGGACTTTTCCTGGGTTGGAGCAGGTCCGCTGACAACCCGCTTTCTGGCCGAGTGTGGCGCAGAGGTAATTAAAATAGAAACCCACAAAAGACCGGAGATCTTGCGTGTAGCGCCGCCATTCAAAGACAAGGAAAAGGGAATTGAGCGCAGCGGGTATTTTAGCAGCAGGAATCCAAACAAGAAAAGCCTCTCTGTTAATATGAATCATTCCAGAGCACGGGAGGTAGTTGTTCCTTTAATAGAAAAAAGCGATATTGTAATCAATAGCTTTTCCGCAGGGCAAATGGAAAAGTGGGGACTGGGATACGAGGATTTGAAAAAAGTAAAGCCGGATATTATTTACGTAGATATGCCCCCTTGGGGGAATGTAGGGCCGTATATAAAATACAAGGCTTTTGGCGCTTTAATAAATTCAGTTACCGGCTTTAACTACCTGTCGGGAAATACCGATGGCTTTCCCATTGGCACGGGAACCAATTATACCGACCATATTCCCGTGCCTACTCATCTTGCTTTTGCCATTGTCGCAGCTTTAAGGCATCGCCGGAAAACAGGAGAAGGACAGTATATAGAAATACCCCAAATGCAGGCGGGAATTGCCGTAACCTCGGCGGTAGCAATAATGGATTACGCGGCAAACGGGCGTATTCAATCCCGGATGGGCTGCCGGCACCCCTGCTTTGCGCCGCATGGGGTATATAAAGTAAAAGGTGACAGAAAATGGATTGCCATTGCTGTATTTAACAACCAGGAATGGGTATCGTTAAAGGAGTGCATGGGAAATCCCCGGTGGGCCGAAGATCAAAAATTTGCTACAGACGAGGGAAGGCTGGCCAACCGGGATGAATTGGACGCCCAACTAGAAAAGTGGTCTTCCGAACAGGATGGAGAAGAACTCATGTTTGATCTGCAAAAAATGGGGGTGCGCAGCGGCCTGGTATATAATGCAAAGGAAGTTATAATAGATATTCAACTTCAGTCTAGAGGCTTTTTTGTATATCTAGATCACCCCGAAGTAGGAATTACTTTATATACAGGTTCGCCCATACGTATGTCAAAAACACCGCCAGGAATCCGAAAGCACGCACCTTTATTGGGACAAAATACATTTGAAGTATTGGAAAATATATTACAGTTAGATGAAGCAGCCGTTACGGAGTTGCAAAATGAAGGGGTTCTTGAATAG